A stretch of Henckelia pumila isolate YLH828 chromosome 4, ASM3356847v2, whole genome shotgun sequence DNA encodes these proteins:
- the LOC140865826 gene encoding agglutinin-2-like, which translates to MALPKPKLLLLQTLPMLTLLLLLLANMKLAHSQDTTSFTFDTFKSNPSDLIYQGDTHVPSGSSYLRLVKTDSSGVPQPASVGRVLYSSPVNFWESSRQATFETTIKFQIKPPSSGDAADGLAFFIAPVSTIIPNGSNGANLGIYGSSGTATSLFAVEFDIYVNGAWDPSYPHVGININSRTSSNVTRFEGALGQVVTARINYNSNTKTITTTTNYGSKTSTLSYVHDLKNTLTQQVRVGISASTGALVATFDVLSWYFTSTLVYTANNYDNVNGGAFIQKYA; encoded by the coding sequence ATGGCTCTCCCCAAGCCCAAGCTTCTTCTTCTCCAGACTCTTCCCATGCTCACACTCCTGCTCTTGCTATTAGCCAACATGAAATTAGCGCACTCGCAAGACACAACCTCCTTCACATTCGACACcttcaaatcaaatccaagtgACCTAATCTACCAAGGGGATACCCACGTTCCATCAGGTTCCTCGTACCTACGCCTCGTAAAAACCGACAGTTCCGGGGTCCCACAGCCGGCCAGCGTCGGCCGAGTATTGTACTCCTCTCCGGTGAACTTCTGGGAATCGTCGAGGCAAGCCACTTTCGAGACCAccataaaatttcaaatcaaaccaCCCTCCAGCGGTGATGCGGCCGATGGCCTTGCCTTCTTCATTGCACCCGTCAGCACCATCATCCCCAACGGTTCCAACGGAGCCAACCTCGGAATCTACGGCTCTTCGGGCACCGCTACCTCCCTCTTCGCCGTGGAATTCGACATCTACGTTAATGGTGCATGGGATCCAAGCTATCCTCATGTCGGAATCAACATCAACTCCCGAACCTCGTCCAACGTCACGAGGTTCGAGGGCGCGCTGGGCCAGGTGGTGACTGCACGCATCAACTACAACTCCAACACTAAAACGATAACCACGACGACCAATTACGGGTCGAAAACTTCCACGCTCAGCTACGTGCATGACTTGAAGAACACTCTGACTCAACAGGTTCGAGTTGGAATCTCCGCTTCCACGGGAGCGTTGGTTGCAACTTTCGACGTTCTGTCGTGGTATTTCACTTCCACTCTGGTATATACCGCCAATAACTACGACAATGTCAATGGTGGAGCCTTCATCCAAAAATATGCGTGA